From one Aspergillus fumigatus Af293 chromosome 8, whole genome shotgun sequence genomic stretch:
- the btgE gene encoding putative cell wall glucanase (Scw11) — translation MITSIPPKSLPSQEIKRGHRAPSFKSALSTTASLVQRAFLGLCNIFTFLSTMRGAILATAAALAGTAMADVAHMRRHGHDSFHQRRSPLAEADATCGCTTEVVTVWGPPTLIPVASPTPSTVTSEAVTTLHSTSTTTVTVIASASTPAASPSPATDKVPLPTPAITNFPSTGVYTIPATTVTVFDTTTVCGATTTELPAGTHTYGGVTTVVETATTVVCPYATVEPSGTTVTSVIKTTTYVCPSAGTYTIAPTTTTVPTSTVIVYPTPAVITPGTYTQPEQTVTVTRTDYTYVCPFTGQDEPTSAPAAPSTTAVPATTTAAPETTTAAPDTTTAVPSTSSAAPSSSSTAPASTGAVSGQMGMTYTPYTKGGDCKDKSSVLSEVAALKSKGFTHVRVYSTDCNSLEYIGEAARTSGLQMIIGVFISSTGVSGAQDQVTAISKWAQWDLVSLIVVGNEAIQNGYCDASTLAGFISSAKSAFQAAGYTGKVTTTEPINVWQAHGSTLCGVCDIVGANIHPFFNADVSADQAGKFVAQEIKVLESICPGKDVLNLETGWPHAGNANGKAVPGTSEQAIAIKSIADEVGSKSVFFSYFDDLWKEPGQFGVERYWGCFDTFN, via the exons ATGATCACATCAA TTCCTCCTAagtctcttccatctcaaGAAATCAAAAGAGGCCACCGCGCCCCCTCCTTTAAAAGCGCTTTATCCACTACCGCTTCACTCGTTCAGCGGGCATTCCTTGGACTCTGCAATATCTTTACATTCTTATCCACCATGAGGGGTGCTATTCTGGCCACCGCGGCCGCTCTTGCGGGCACCGCCATGGCCGATGTCGCACACATGCGTCGTCACGGCCATGATTCTTTCCACCAGCGTCGTTCTCCTCTCGCCGAAGCTGATGCTACCTGCGGCTGCACCACCGAGGTCGTCACTGTCTGGGGTCCCCCTACTC TGATCCCCGTTGCGTCTCCCACTCCCAGCACCGTCACTTCCGAGGCTGTCACCACTTTGCACTcgaccagcaccaccaccgtgACTGTTATTGCCAGTGCCTCCACTCCCGCGGCCAGCCCGAGCCCGGCTACCGATAAGGTCCCTCTGCCCACTCCTGCCATCACCAACTTCCCCTCGACTGGTGTCTACACCATTCCCGCCACCACTGTGACCGTCTTCGACACAACCACCGTGTGCGGAGCCACCACTACCGAGCTGCCTGCTGGTACTCACACCTACGGTGGTGTCACCACTGTGGTTGAGACCGCGACCACTGTTGTCTGCCCCTACGCCACCGTCGAGCCCTCTGGCACCACCGTGACCAGCGTGATCAAGACCACCACCTATGTCTGCCCCTCTGCTGGCACCTACACCATCGctcccaccaccaccaccgtccCTACCAGCACCGTCATTGTCTACCCCACTCCCGCCGTCATCACTCCTGGTACCTACACTCAGCCTGAGCAGACTGTGACCGTCACCCGCACCGACTACACCTATGTCTGCCCCTTCACCGGCCAGGACGAGCCCACCTCTGCTCCGGCTGCCCCTAGCACCACTGCCGTCCctgccaccaccaccgccgctcCCGagaccaccaccgccgctcctgacaccaccaccgccgtgCCTTCCACCAGCTCTGCTGCgccctccagctccagcacaGCCCCTGCTTCCACCGGTGCCGTCAGCGGCCAGATGGGTATGACCTACACGCCTTACACCAAGGGTGGTGACTGCAAGGACAAATCCTCCGTCCTCTCCGAGGTCGCTGCCCTCAAGTCCAAGGGTTTCACCCACGTCCGTGTCTACTCGACCGACTGCAACAGCTTGGAGTACATTGGTGAGGCCGCCCGGACTTCTGGTCTCCAGATGATCATTGGTGtcttcatcagcagcactGGTGTCTCTGGTGCCCAGGACCAGGTTACCGCTATCTCCAAGTGGGCCCAGTGGGACCTCGTCAGCCTGATCGTCGTCGGTAATGAGGCTATCCAGAACGGCTACTGCGATGCTTCCACCCTTGCCGGCTTCATCTCCTCTGCCAAGTCCGCCTTCCAGGCGGCCGGCTACACTGGCAAGGTCACCACCACCGAGCCCATCAACGTCTGGCAGGCTCACGGCTCCACTCTGTGCGGTGTTTGCGACATCGTCGGTGCCAACATCCAccccttcttcaacgccgATGTCTCCGCCGACCAGGCCGGCAAGTTCGTTGCTCAGGAGATCAAGGTCCTTGAGAGCATCTGCCCTGGCAAGGATGTTCTCAACCTGGAGACCGGCTGGCCTCACGCTGGTAACGCCAACGGCAAGGCTGTTCCCGGTACCTCCGAGCAGGCTATCGCCATCAAGTCCATTGCCGACGAAGTCGGCTCCAagtctgtcttcttctcctaCTTTGATGACCTCTGGAAGGAGCCCGGTCAGTTCGGTGTCGAGCGCTACTGGGGTTGCTTCGACACCTTCAACTAA
- the chsF gene encoding chitin synthase CHS3, whose protein sequence is MSLPQRPGKVSPRREETQAFRDTSRRRRRDIESGDNETLSSPHRHHHRRHSQSSRKTRDMDEERLEPGGHRKSQVRPERSRIDENHPNYHYRQKSQNMPVYPSTTGNEPLIEGDELNRDSSQSTEHRGREGDFATHGNINKPMERAPSRHRSKRKKSRKLSRRAATEEKRRQKAMEQVRPPSPWSAYCAIITFWAPNFILKCFGMPQKAQREAWREKIGLISLILLIAAFVGFLTFGFTATVCSAPPLRLKINQVDRGYMIFHGEAYDLSKSKHPAAAGIPADSNVLYDLPHKYGGQDGSFFFQQVNGACKDLITLKPGSDIPSNSDGDLAWYFPCTAFNQDGSSKPNFTSPYYNGWGCHTSGAARKAFYGLRSSGDVYFTWADTRNKSRNLAVYSGNVLDFDLLNWLDESQLNIPAKFTELRTNPDVRGVDLTYYLQAGEDKRIGKCLSQIIKVGTIDTDTVGCIASKVVLYVSLIFILSIVIVKFVFALFFQWFLSPRYAASKTSMGADSKTRKQEIEDWSNDIYRPGPRLADQHLPDRPNKRASFLPTTSRFSSPYTVSNGGKQKPQYITMASQNSTSRLLPSTAGSMYKQSHNSSGGSLHLEPSRLNPAASGTSLAVGAESDVLGSSAYIHEAVVPQPPPEWQPYGFPLAHALCLVTCYSEGEEGIRTTLDSIAMTDYPNSHKTIIVICDGIIKGKGEEYSTPDIVLRMMRDPVIPTDEVEAFSYVAVATGSKRHNMAKVYSGFYDYGETSVIPPEKQQRVPMMIVVKCGTPAEATQAKPGNRGKRDSQIILMSFLQKVMFDERMTELEYEMFNGLWNVTGIPPDFYEVVLMVDADTKVFPDSLTHMISAMVKDPDVMGLCGETKIANKTDSWVTMIQVFEYFISHHQSKAFESVFGGVTCLPGCFCMYRIKAPKGGQNYWVPILANPDVVEHYSENVVDTLHKKNLLLLGEDRYLSTLMLRTFPKRKQIFVPQAVCKTVVPDKFMVLLSQRRRWINSTVHNLMELVLVRDLCGTFCFSMQFVVFIELVGTLVLPAAIAFTFYVVIISIIKKPVQIIPLVLLALILGLPGVLIVVTAHRLVYVLWMFIYLLSLPIWNFVLPTYAYWKFDDFSWGDTRKTAGEQDKGHEAGEGEFDSSKITMKRWRDFERDRRLKMQSGWAQPAVGGGYPAQYEPYSDY, encoded by the exons ATGTCTTTGCCCCAGAGGCCGGGAAAGGTCTCCCCGCGGCGAGAGGAAACACAGGCGTTCCGAGACACTTCGCGCAGACGACGTCGGGATATCGAGTCGGGCGACAACGAGACACTGTCCAGCCCacatcgacatcaccaccgccgccattCACAAAGCTCCAGAAAAACTAGGGATATGGACGAAGAGAGACTCGAACCAGGTGGGCACAGGAAGAGCCAAGTGCGGCCGGAACGCAGTCGCATTGACGAGAACCATCCTAACTACCACTATCGTCAAAAGTCTCAAAATATGCCAGTATACCCGTCAACAACCGGAAATGAACCGCTGATTGAAGGCGATGAGCTCAACAGAGACAGTTCGCAGAGTACAGAGCACAGAGGCAGGGAGGGTGATTTTGCTACGCACGGAAATATCAACAAGCCCATGGAACGAGCGCCAAGCCGTCATCGgtcgaagaggaagaagtccCGAAAACTCTCAAGAAGAGCAGCTACAGAGGAAAAGCGACGGCAGAAGGCCATGGAGCAAGTTCGTCCGCCCAGCCCCTGGAGTGCTTATTGTGCAATCATCACTTTTTGGGCACCCAACTTCATCCTGAAATGTTTTGGGATGCCGCAGAAGGCTCAGCGAGAAGCCTGGCGAGAGAAGATTGGTCTTATCAGTCTCATTCTACTTATCGCCGCATTTGTCGGTTTTCTCACCTTTGGTTTCACTGCCACTGTCTGTTCGGCGCCTCCATTACGGTTGAAGATCAACCAGGTCGACCGTGGGTATATGATCTTTCATGGGGAGGCTTACGATCTGTCTAAGTCGAAGCATCCAGCGGCTGCGGGTATTCCGGCTGACTCTAACGTTCTCTATGACTTACCTCACAAGTATGGGGGCCAGGACggaagcttcttcttccagcaggtcAACGGCGCCTGCAAAGATCTCATCACCTTGAAACCTGGATCAGATATCCCATCGAATTCAGACGGAGATCTCGCCTGGTACTTCCCCTGTACGGCTTTCAATCAAGACGGCTCCTCGAAGCCGAACTTCACCTCACCGTACTATAATGGCTGGGGCTGCCATACTTCGGGGGCCGCACGGAAGGCATTCTACGGCCTGCGGAGCTCAGGTGATGTGTACTTCACATGGGCTGATACACGGAATAAGAGTCGAAATCTTGCGGTTTACTCAGGGAACGTCCTGGACTTTGACCTTCTGAACTGGCTTGATGAATCTCAGCTCAACATCCCGGCTAAATTTACTGAACTTCGCACGAACCCGGATGTGCGCGGCGTTGATTTGACTTACTACCTCCAAGCGGGAGAAGATAAGAGGATTGGAAAGTGCTTGTCACAGATCATCAAGGTCGGTACTATTGATACGGACACAGTTGGTTGTATCGCGTCAAAAGTTGTTCTCTACGTGTCGTTGATATTTATCCTATCGattgtcatcgtcaaatTCGTTTttgccttgttcttccaGTGGTTCCTCTCCCCGCGGTATGCGGCTTCGAAGACCAGCATGGGAGCCGATTCGAAAACCCGCAAGCAGGAAATTGAGGACTGGTCTAATGACATCTATCGGCCTGGCCCTCGCCTTGCTGACCAACACTTGCCTGACCGTCCTAATAAGCGAGCCAGTTTCTTACCAACCACATCACGATTCTCCAGTCCCTATACTGTGAGCAACGGAGGCAAGCAAAAGCCTCAGTATATTACAATGGCCAGTCAGAACTCAACCTCCCGGCTACTCCCAAGCACTGCCGGTTCCATGTACAAACAGAGCCACAACAGTAGTGGTGGCTCATTGCATCTCGAGCCATCGCGTCTGAACCCCGCTGCGAGTGGTACCAGCCTCGCCGTCGGGGCGGAGTCCGATGTCCTTGGGTCATCTGCTTACATTCACGAAGCGGTTGTCCCGCAACCTCCCCCTGAATGGCAGCCGTACGGATTTCCTCTTGCTCATGCCCTGTGCTTGGTCACTTGCTACTCTGAAGGCGAAGAGGGTATCCGCACCACGCTGGACTCTATTGCCATGACCGATTACCCCAACAGTCACAAGACTATCATCGTTATTTGTGATGGTATtatcaagggcaagggtgaAGAATACTCCACGCCGGACATTGTCCTTCGCATGATGCGAGATCCCGTCATTCCCAcggatgaggttgaggcaTTCTCCTATGTGGCTGTTGCCACCGGTTCCAAGCGTCACAACATGGCGAAAGTGTATTCTGGGTTCTACGACTACGGCGAGACCTCCGTCATTCCcccggagaagcagcagcgtGTACCCATGATGATCGTCGTGAAGTGCGGTACACCAGCTGAGGCAACTCAGGCAAAGCCTGGAAATAGGGGCAAGAGAGACAGTCAAATCATTCTCATGTCTTTCCTGCAAAAAGTCATGTTCGACGAGAGAATGACAGAATTGGAGTATGAAATGTTCAACGGGCTCTGGAATGTGACCGGGATACCGCCAGACTTCTATGAAGTCGTCCTCATGGTTGACGCAGACACTAAAGTTTTCCCCGACAGTTTGACTCATATGATTTCTGCCATGGTGAAGGATCCAGATGTCATGGGCTTGTGCGGTGAGACCAAGATCGCCAACAAGACAGACAGCTGGGTGACGATGATTCAGGTCTTCGA ATACTTCATTTCGCATCATCAGTCCAAGGCTTTCGAGTCGGTTTTTGGTGGTGTGACCTGTCTGCCTGGCTGTTTCTGTATGTACCGCATCAAGGCGCCCAAGGGAGGCCAGAATTATTGGGTTCCCATTCTTGCCAATCCCGATGTGGTGGAACACTACTCTGAAAACGTTGTGGACACTTTGCACAAAAAGAacctgcttcttctgggtGAAGATCGTTACCTGTCAACTTTGATGCTACGGACTTTCCCCAAGCGGAAGCAGATTTTTGTGCCCCAGGCTGTGTGTAAGACTGTGGTGCCAGACAAGTTCATGGTGCTTCTCTCTCAACGGCGTCGCTGGATTAACAGTACTGTCCACAACCTCATGGAACTCGTGCTCGTCCGGGATCTTTGCGGTACATTTTGCTTCAGTATGCAgttcgtcgtcttcatcgagTTGGTCGGCACCCTCGTCCTTCCAGCGGCCATCGCATTTACATTCTATGTCGTCATCATTTCCATCATCAAGAAACCGGTTCAAATTATCCCTCTGGTACTACTCGCGCTCATCCTGGGTCTGCCGGGTGTGCTCATCGTCGTGACTGCGCATCGCCTGGTTTACGTGTTGTGGATGTTTATCTATCTCCTTTCACTACCCATCTGGAACTTTGTCCTTCCAACGTATGCCTACTGGAAGTTTGACGACTTCAGCTGGGGAGATACTCGTAAGACGGCGGGAGAACAGGACAAGGGCCATGAAGCCGGGGAGGGAGAGTTCGATAGCAGCAAAATCACGATGAAGCGTTGGCGAGACTTTGAAAGAG ATCGCCGACTGAAAATGCAGAGTGGATGGGCACAACCTGCGGTTGGCGGAGGGTATCCGGCACAGTATGAGCCGTACTCAGACTATTAA
- the chs3 gene encoding putative chitin synthase activator (Chs3), with translation MTSSVASDYPQPISSPPPVYLRSSPPLSPSQSQSTPRSIPQQRATQHIARKALPGSQSENGYPPVPPVYIHTDMNLSQSSNMTHEDTRNGHVANSMPTTALANMSLEDQSQNPQNSNGPFPPRRDSYAPPPAPASRKAGHTPASSGSWSVIDDQLKDEANGPVQPSSDPAAPSDSQNNSSRGSLDSEARTENFEPLHYHHQPYRNSKVALKSPSGAASAENLSGSNGHLSARRHGIPRPNSTYSFVSDMGGDGRNLSPGASPYLHARTSPRNSSSPDVRPLSFVDLLNTPYPQPGPTPGQLDNSHLKSWVGNNASLLSHKQTFDMYLANVKKTDDPAVQYEFAVFMVNAMLEMPPDDHEARKDAVYGGKAAGITRHSLLKEAKSIFQRLADRSYPFAQYYLADGYASGLFSKGKEDYDRAFPLFLAASKHGHVEACYRTALCYEFGWGTRVEAARAQQFYRQAASKNHPGAMLRMAKACLAGDMGLGKRYREGIKWLKRAAESSDAQYNSAPYELGLLHETGFGDDVFPDPAYAAQLFTKSADLGHVEASYRLGDAYEHGKLACPRDPALSIHFYTNAAQSGHVLAMMALCAWYLVGAEPVLEKDEGEAYEWAKRAAELGLAKAQYAVGYFTEMGIGCRRDPLEANVWYVRAADQGDERAKQRIATIRAAAEGRSPAQNGKEGQKEKQKSLGAFNDPSCYLKLIHGTDAGKSGKSKRFTIF, from the exons ATGACAAGCTCGGTAGCAAGCGATTACCCTCAACCAATATCGTCCCCTCCCCCGGTCTATCTTCGATCATCTCCCCCGCTTTCGCCGTCTCAGAGTCAATCAACCCCCAGATCGATACCCCAACAGCGCGCCACACAACACATTGCACGGAAGGCTTTGCCTGGCTCTCAATCTGAAAATGGATATCCTCCAGTTCCGCCAGTCTATATTCACACAGACATGAATTTGTCGCAATCGTCCAACATGACACACGAAGATACTCGAAACGGTCATGTCGCGAATTCTATGCCCACCACTGCTTTAGCCAATATGTCGCTTGAGGATCAATCGCAGAATCCCCAGAACAGCAATGGGCCGTTTCCACCACGCCGAGACTCTTACGCCCCTCCACCAGCCCCAGCATCGAGGAAAGCCGGACATACGCCGGCTAGCAGCGGTTCCTGGTCTGTCATAGACGACCAGCTCAAAGACGAGGCGAATGGTCCTGTCCAGCCTTCTTCAGACCCTGCAGCTCCTAGTGATAGCCAGAACAACTCCTCCCGGGGCAGCTTGGACAGTGAGGCTCGGACCGAGAACTTCGAGCCCTTGCACTATCATCACCAGCCTTATCGTAATTCTAAGGTCGCACTCAAGTCGCCATCTGGTGCCGCTTCGGCCGAGAATCTGTCCGGCTCCAACGGACATCTTTCAGCTAGACGACATGGTATACCACGGCCAAACTCAACATACTCGTTCGTCTCGGACATGGGAGGCGATGGTCGGAACTTGTCGCCCGGTGCTTCCCCTTACCTTCATGCACGCACCTCACCAAGGAACTCCTCGTCCCCCGATGTCCGTCCACTTTCTTTTgtcgatctcctcaacaCCCCCTATCCTCAGCCAGGACCGACCCCCGGGCAACTGGACAACTCCCATCTAAAATCCTGGGTGGGCAACAATGCCTCCTTACTCAGCCACAAACAGACCTTTGATATGTATCTCGCCAATGTGAAGAAAACGGACGACCCCGCAGTACAGTACGAGTTCGCCGTGTTCATGGTCAACGCGATGTTGGAAATGCCGCCGGACGATCATGAAGCACGCAAGGACGCAGTGTATGGCGGAAAAGCGGCGGGGATCACTCGTCATAGTCTCCTCAAGGAAGCCAAGTCGATCTTTCAACGTCTGGCTGACCGTAGCTATCCGTTTGCGCAGTACTACTTGGCAGACGGATATGCATCCGGACTCTTCagcaagggcaaggaagATTATGACCGAGCATTCCCCCTGTTTCTAGCCGCGAGCAAGCATGGTCACGTCGAGGCATGCTATCGTACCGCCCTCTGTTATGAATTCGGTTGGGGAACCAGGGTAGAAGCGGCTAGAGCACAACAGTTCTACCGCCAAGCTGCCTCGAAGAATCATCCTGGGGCCATGCTCCGCATGGCCAAGGCCTGTCTGGCGGGTGACATGGGCCTAGGCAAACGGTATCGGGAAGGCATCAAATGGTTGAAGCGAGCGGCGGAATCCTCCGACGCCCAGTACAACTCTGCGCCTTACGAACTTGGTCTCCTTCACGAAACGGGCTTCGGCGATGATGTCTTTCCTGATCCGGCCTACGCAGCTCAGCTATTCACCAAGTCGGCGGATCTGGGCCATGTCGAAGCGAGCTATCGTCTTGGAGATGCGTATGAGCATGGCAAATTGGCCTGTCCTCGAGACCCTGCATTGAGCATCCACTTCTATACCAATGCCGCACAAAGCGGGCATGTCTTGGCGATGATGGCCTTGTGCGCTTGGTACCTGGTAGGCGCGGAGCCCGTTCTGGAGAAGGACGAAGGCGAGGCCTACGAGTGGGCCAAGCGAGCTGCAGAACTCG GACTGGCGAAAGCGCAATATGCTGTCGGATACTTTACCGAGATGGGCATTGGCTGCCGTCGTGATCCATTAGAGGCCAACGTCTGGTACGTGAGAGCGGCGGATCAGGGCGACGAACGCGCAAAGCAGCGGATTGCCACGATTCGAGCTGCCGCCGAGGGCAGGAGCCCTGCGCAGAATGGAAAAGAAGGGCAAAAAGAGAAACAGAAGTCTCTAGGTGCGTTCAACGACCCTTCGTGTTATCTCAAGCTAATCCATGGAACAGATGCCGGAAAGTCTGGCAAATCCAAACGTTTCACTATTTTCTAA
- a CDS encoding WD40 repeat domain-containing protein: MPGPSDFAFTTSASSSPSYFFTSPSEHPTHPRYRNRTSHASSCDAPGPSRLRPVDMSFGQASFYDDQDSDEMSREGDEHAALRTDIDEFPIVATISESHQVGLTPTNDLGSSDAGISAFTAVSQYPNAFDNDSNAFAVTEVVNAVIGREEYLRGEGRHVRAASVGRSSSPPADLYMSDSETTDVLGHQGGVPIGPYMADGGMTMDNILADDPTLEHHFSTIPEESDEDDVGDLIMDYESPMTRDGFSVSDHEEDPDDTQKFYVDHDDDYYEEHIDRPRTREATAQLTDVDFNDFYRAFDYDPFLVMEAAPTGNHGDHNNLPEGEATEGLPGVDLAHLPASVLHGTTHERNFTIDQFISQWLLESTRHSPPTLPLTSRLLPPYPISRILGWTPPEKIIRPNNYNRDFYDIQQIPWWEALRVKRSDARELRDLWYTSYHNVDYPHPQLDGKLPQEEFYFREKSMHTKHRASIEHFQLRNLMSVPAYNTVHFSHESKVYSWVPAHDDLSCLIDLSKPPINSGFRGPVKISTMKSAHNICIAGGFTGEYALRPAGKEGAKVEGYVTTNANGITNHIDIVPSRTSHTPMGIFASNDQHLRVLDCETNTFIADHELSRAINCTATSPDGRLRVVIGDSPDAWVVEADTGRPVQPLRGHRDFGFACAWSPDMRHIATSNQDKTVIIWDARTWRILQTIESDVAGYRSVRFSPVGGGPRTLLLAEPADRIAIVNAQTYQTRQVHDFFGEIGGADFSPEGSTIWVANTDEHFGGFMEFDRRQWGQPYGPRGLPNEWIREADLDEDERCVLSERERQMRFWWNLSDEEHEALLL; the protein is encoded by the exons ATGCCCGGTCCAAGTGACTTTGCATTTACAACGtcagcatcgtcatcgccgtCTTATTTTTTCACGTCGCCTTCCGAACATCCTACGCATCCCCGTTATCGTAATCGGACATCTCACGCCTCGTCATGTGATGCGCCTGGGCCATCACGACTGCGACCTGTGGATATGTCGTTCGGACAGGCCTCCTTTTATGATGACCAGGACTCCGACGAGATGTCTAGGGAAGGGGATGAGCATGCTGCTTTGCGCACGGATATTGACGAGTTTCCAATAGTAGCAACAATATCAGAATCTCACCAGGTCGGCTTGACTCCAACAAATGACCTGGGATCGAGCGACGCGGGTATTTCCGCCTTCACCGCTGTATCTCAATACCCGAACGCTTTCGACAATGACTCGAATGCTTTCGCCGTCACAGAAGTCGTTAACGCCGTCATCGGACGGGAAGAGTATCTCCGAGGAGAGGGAAGGCACGTTCGAGCAGCGTCAGTCGGCCGCTCGTCGTCTCCGCCAGCGGATCTGTATATGTCTGATTCAGAAACAACTGATGTTCTGGGTCATCAAGGTGGAGTGCCCATCGGACCATACATGGCCGATGGCGGAATGACCATGGATAATATCCTGGCCGACGATCCAACCCTCGAACACCACTTTTCTACCATTCCCGAAGaaagcgacgaggacgatgtgGGCGATTTGATCATGGACTACGAGTCACCGATGACGCGAGACGGGTTTAGCGTCTCCGACCATGAAGAGGACCCCGACGATACGCAAAAGTTTTATGTGGATCATGACGATGACTATTACGAAGAGCACATCGATCGTCCACGAACGCGCGAAGCTACCGCACAGCTCACGGATGTCGACTTCAACGATTTCTACCGGGCGTTCGACTATGATCCGTTTCTGGTGATGGAAGCAGCCCCTACCGGTAACCACGGCGATCACAACAATCTTCCAGAAGGCGAGGCGACGGAAGGGCTTCCAGGGGTAGACCTTGCCCACCTTCCTGCATCTGTGCTCCACGGCACGA CTCACGAACGGAATTTTACTATCGATCAGTTTATCAGCCAGTGGCTCCTGGAATCTACCAGGCACTCACCGCCTACTCTCCCGTTGACATCCAGGTTGCTACCGCCGTACCCCATATCCAGGATTCTCGGATGGACACCGCCGGAGAAGATCATCCGGCCGAACAACTACAACAGAGATTTCTACGATATTCAACAGATCCCATGGTGGGAAGCCCTTCGTGTAAAGCGGTCGGATGCGCGTGAACTGCGAGACCTCTGGTATACATCATATCACAACGTTGACTATCCGCACCCTCAGTTGGACGGCAAACTTCCGCAAGAAGAGTTCTATTTTCGAGAGAAATCGATGCACACTAAGCATCGTGCCTCTATCGAACACTTCCAGCTGCGGAACCTGATGTCTGTCCCCGCATACAACACGGTCCATTTCTCGCACGAGTCGAAGGTCTATTCATGGGTTCCGGCGCATGACGACCTGAGTTGCTTGATTGACCTGTCCAAACCGCCAATTAATTCTGGATTCCGCGGCCCTGTCAAAATATCGACCATGAAATCTGCGCACAATATCTGCATCGCCGGTGGGTTTACCGGGGAATATGCTTTGCGACCGGCGGGCAAGGAGGGCGCAAAGGTGGAGGGGTATGTGACAACCAATGCAAATGGCATCACCAACCACATTGATATCGTCCCGAGCCGGACAAGTCATACCCCGATGGGGATATTTGCGTCGAATGACCAGCACCTTCGCGTGCTGGATTGCGAGACTAACACTTTTATTGCGGATCACGAGCTCTCGCGAGCAATCAATTGCACCGCCACGTCCCCGGATGGGCGGTTGCGTGTGGTCATTGGGGATTCCCCAGATGCTTGGGTAGTAGAAGCAGACACAGGACGACCAGTGCAGCCGCTTCGTGGTCATCGCGATTTCGGATTTGCGTGCGCATGGTCGCCAGACATGCGACACATCGCTACCAGCAACCAAGACAAGACTGTGATCATTTGGGACGCGCGCACTTGGCGAATCTTACAAACGATCGAGTCAGACGTAGCGGGGTATCGCTCTGTACGATTCTCCCCGGTCGGTGGAGGCCCACGAACGCTGCTACTGGCCGAACCGGCGGACCGGATCGCCATCGTCAACGCGCAGACGTACCAGACTCGACAGGTCCATGATTTCTTTGGAGAGATTGGCGGAGCGGACTTTTCGCCGGAGGGCAGCACGATCTGGGTGGCGAACACAGACGAGCATTTCGGTGGGTTCATGGAGTTTGACCGCCGACAATGGGGCCAGCCGTACGGACCACGGGGGCTTCCCAATGAGTGGATACGTGAGGCAgacctcgacgaggacgagcgaTGTGTGCTCAGCGAGCGGGAGCGGCAGATGAGGTTCTGGTGGAATCTGAGCGATGAAGAGCACGAAGCATTGCTGTTGTAG